In one Sphingomonas sanguinis genomic region, the following are encoded:
- the accB gene encoding acetyl-CoA carboxylase biotin carboxyl carrier protein, translating to MTEKTEQAMKVDVDLVRQLAELLDATALTEIEVEHGDRKIRVARKAAPAAPVAYAPAPAAAPAPVAAAPVAAAAPAEAAAPAVSANAVKSPMVGTVYLSAEPGAKPFASVGQKVAAGDTLLIVEAMKVMNPITATAAGTVTAVLVENGQPVEFDQPLVVVE from the coding sequence ATGACCGAAAAGACTGAACAAGCGATGAAGGTCGATGTCGACCTCGTCCGTCAGCTCGCCGAGCTGCTCGACGCCACCGCCCTGACCGAGATCGAGGTCGAGCATGGCGACCGCAAGATCCGCGTCGCGCGCAAGGCCGCTCCGGCCGCGCCGGTGGCCTATGCCCCGGCACCCGCCGCCGCGCCCGCTCCGGTGGCCGCCGCCCCGGTTGCAGCCGCTGCGCCTGCGGAAGCCGCAGCGCCGGCCGTCTCCGCCAATGCGGTGAAGTCGCCGATGGTCGGCACCGTCTATCTGTCGGCCGAGCCGGGCGCCAAGCCCTTCGCCTCGGTCGGGCAGAAGGTCGCCGCCGGTGACACGCTGCTGATCGTGGAAGCCATGAAAGTGATGAACCCGATCACCGCGACCGCAGCGGGCACCGTCACCGCCGTCTTGGTCGAGAACGGCCAGCCGGTCGAATTCGACCAGCCCCTGGTCGTCGTCGAGTAA
- the thiS gene encoding sulfur carrier protein ThiS yields the protein MPHTDGTVTITVNGEHKRVAAGLSLADLASQLGLVPEKVAVERNLEVVPRSTLADVQVEDGDEIEIVHFVGGGDHAAPILDDDSWEVAGQRFRSRLIVGTGKYKDFAQNAAAVEAAGAEIVTVAVRRVNVSDRNAPMLTDYIDPKKITYLPNTAGCFTAEDAIRTLRLAREAGGWELVKLEVLGEAKTLYPDMYETLRATEILAKEGFKPMVYCVDDPIAAKRLEDVGAVAIMPLGAPIGSGLGIQNKVTIRLIVEGAKVPVLVDAGVGTASEAAVAMELGCDGVLMNTAIAEAKDPVLMARAMKAGVEAGRMAYRAGRMGMRRYADPSSPLAGLI from the coding sequence ATGCCCCATACCGATGGAACCGTGACGATCACCGTGAATGGCGAGCATAAGCGGGTTGCCGCCGGACTGTCGCTCGCCGATCTGGCCAGCCAGCTGGGGCTGGTGCCCGAAAAGGTGGCGGTGGAGCGCAATCTGGAGGTCGTGCCGCGCTCGACGCTGGCGGACGTGCAGGTCGAGGATGGCGACGAGATCGAGATCGTCCATTTCGTCGGCGGCGGCGATCATGCCGCACCGATCCTGGACGATGATTCGTGGGAAGTCGCCGGACAGCGTTTCCGCTCACGCCTGATCGTCGGCACCGGCAAGTACAAGGACTTCGCGCAGAACGCCGCGGCGGTCGAGGCGGCGGGGGCGGAGATCGTCACCGTGGCGGTGCGCCGGGTGAATGTGTCGGACCGCAATGCGCCGATGCTGACCGACTATATCGACCCGAAGAAAATCACCTATCTGCCCAACACGGCGGGCTGCTTCACCGCCGAGGATGCGATCCGCACGCTGCGGCTGGCGCGCGAGGCGGGCGGCTGGGAGCTGGTCAAGCTGGAGGTGCTGGGCGAGGCCAAGACGCTCTACCCGGATATGTATGAGACGCTGCGCGCGACCGAAATCCTGGCCAAGGAAGGCTTCAAGCCGATGGTCTACTGCGTCGACGATCCCATCGCGGCCAAGCGGCTGGAGGATGTCGGGGCAGTCGCGATCATGCCGCTGGGCGCGCCGATCGGCTCGGGGCTGGGCATTCAGAACAAGGTGACGATTCGCCTGATCGTCGAGGGTGCGAAGGTGCCCGTGCTGGTCGATGCGGGCGTCGGCACCGCGTCAGAGGCGGCCGTCGCCATGGAGCTGGGCTGCGACGGCGTGTTGATGAACACCGCCATCGCCGAGGCCAAGGACCCCGTGCTGATGGCCCGCGCGATGAAGGCCGGGGTCGAGGCGGGGCGCATGGCCTACCGCGCCGGGCGCATGGGAATGCGGCGCTACGCCGACCCTTCCAGCCCGCTTGCAGGCCTCATCTGA
- a CDS encoding CsbD family protein, which produces MGELTDKIKGNVNELVGKAKEAIGEHNGNDKLVAEGEAQQVEGKGQQMKGSVKGALGDNI; this is translated from the coding sequence ATGGGTGAGCTGACCGACAAGATCAAGGGCAATGTCAACGAGCTGGTTGGCAAGGCCAAGGAAGCGATTGGCGAGCACAACGGCAACGACAAGCTCGTCGCCGAAGGCGAAGCCCAGCAGGTCGAAGGCAAGGGCCAGCAGATGAAGGGTTCGGTCAAGGGCGCCCTTGGCGACAACATCTGA
- the aroQ gene encoding type II 3-dehydroquinate dehydratase: MPATVYVLNGPNLNLLGLREPHIYGHDTLDDIAGLLEDRARELDLEIDMRQSNHEGHLIDWLHEAQAYEAKAVLLNAGGFTHTSIAIHDAIKSVTTPVIEVHLSNPHAREPFRHESFIGRAAKGTIAGFGAHSYLLALEAAARF, encoded by the coding sequence ATGCCCGCGACCGTTTATGTCCTCAACGGGCCGAACCTGAACCTGCTCGGCCTGCGCGAGCCGCATATCTATGGCCATGACACGCTGGACGATATTGCGGGGCTGCTGGAGGACCGGGCACGCGAGCTCGATCTGGAGATCGACATGCGTCAGTCCAACCATGAAGGCCATCTGATCGACTGGCTGCACGAGGCCCAGGCTTATGAAGCGAAAGCCGTGCTGCTCAATGCCGGGGGCTTTACCCACACGTCGATCGCGATCCATGATGCGATCAAATCGGTGACGACCCCGGTGATCGAGGTTCACCTATCCAACCCTCATGCACGGGAGCCATTCCGTCATGAGAGCTTCATCGGGCGTGCCGCAAAAGGCACAATCGCGGGTTTTGGCGCGCATTCCTATCTGCTCGCGCTTGAAGCCGCCGCCCGGTTCTGA